A genomic window from Clostridium aceticum includes:
- a CDS encoding prepilin-type N-terminal cleavage/methylation domain-containing protein, protein MLRKLQNRQKKGFTLVELLIVIVIIGLLAAVLIPKIAGHADKARETGVITDFRSIQTSVQGVGILNGGFGTNAFADEDAVVSAINKDIDVRLNFTEATEAGTTNGIVIGDLVSRQNDPWSNPYMMVVDQTNNCVLVVSAGADGEFGTVEVSETGIVLPSDATGALENKGADKAADNLILFVGQVEGDTVIKTAGLSKNIQ, encoded by the coding sequence ATGTTAAGAAAGTTACAGAACAGACAAAAGAAAGGTTTTACACTTGTGGAGCTTTTAATAGTAATAGTAATCATTGGACTTCTAGCAGCTGTACTAATTCCAAAGATTGCTGGTCACGCTGATAAAGCTAGAGAAACTGGTGTAATTACTGATTTCAGATCTATCCAAACATCAGTACAAGGTGTAGGAATACTTAACGGTGGCTTTGGAACAAATGCTTTTGCAGATGAAGATGCAGTAGTAAGTGCTATCAATAAAGATATTGACGTTAGATTAAACTTTACAGAGGCAACTGAGGCTGGTACAACAAATGGTATTGTAATAGGTGATTTGGTTTCTAGACAAAATGACCCATGGTCTAATCCTTATATGATGGTTGTAGATCAAACAAATAATTGTGTATTAGTAGTTTCAGCAGGTGCAGATGGTGAGTTTGGTACAGTTGAAGTCAGTGAGACAGGTATTGTACTTCCAAGCGATGCAACTGGAGCACTCGAAAATAAGGGTGCAGATAAAGCAGCTGATAACTTAATTTTATTCGTTGGACAAGTTGAAGGTGATACAGTTATTAAAACAGCTGGATTATCAAAGAATATTCAATAA
- a CDS encoding DUF960 family protein, producing MKEVERYISLGISKKVSALIYNELFELLNNEEDSSDLQKFKLTVASNGVQLIEQSEEGNSKRKVHLLLTLEATKEKIVVLRDGLDITMMLESEANKLVKRKKANSKQAVSNVKS from the coding sequence ATGAAAGAAGTTGAAAGGTATATTTCTTTAGGAATCAGTAAAAAAGTTAGTGCACTCATCTACAATGAATTATTTGAACTACTTAATAATGAAGAAGATAGTTCAGATCTTCAAAAGTTTAAATTAACCGTAGCGAGTAATGGAGTGCAGCTCATAGAGCAATCAGAGGAAGGCAATAGTAAAAGAAAAGTACATCTATTGTTAACATTAGAAGCGACTAAAGAAAAGATAGTTGTATTAAGAGATGGCTTGGATATAACAATGATGCTAGAAAGTGAGGCAAATAAGCTAGTTAAAAGGAAAAAAGCAAACTCTAAGCAAGCAGTTAGTAATGTTAAAAGCTAA
- a CDS encoding recombinase family protein has protein sequence MVGYEEYFYGRVSTTDQHAERQITAAKKYRPTLKDENIFIDKVTGKTYDRPEWNVLKRVLRKGDELIVSELDRLGRTKQGIKETLEFLKNKEVRIRCLDIPTTLHDIEGQDWVLELINNILIEVYSSIAQQELERKEYRQKAGIEEAKKKGVYKGRKPIVYDEELLANLYPRWKAKQLKAKECMSLLGLKPNTFYRAIEKYEEEIGSKAI, from the coding sequence ATGGTAGGATATGAGGAATATTTCTACGGACGTGTAAGTACTACGGATCAACATGCGGAGCGGCAAATAACGGCAGCTAAAAAGTATAGACCAACATTAAAGGACGAAAATATTTTTATAGATAAAGTAACAGGAAAGACATATGACAGGCCTGAATGGAATGTACTTAAAAGGGTGCTTCGTAAAGGTGATGAATTAATAGTAAGTGAGCTGGATAGGCTTGGTAGAACTAAGCAAGGAATAAAAGAAACACTTGAATTTCTTAAGAACAAAGAAGTAAGAATTAGGTGCTTAGATATACCCACAACTTTACATGATATTGAAGGACAAGACTGGGTTTTAGAATTAATAAACAATATACTTATTGAGGTATACAGCTCAATAGCTCAACAGGAGCTAGAGAGAAAAGAATACAGACAAAAGGCAGGAATAGAAGAGGCTAAGAAAAAAGGTGTATACAAGGGCAGAAAGCCAATAGTATACGATGAAGAATTATTAGCAAATCTATACCCTAGATGGAAAGCAAAGCAGCTGAAGGCTAAGGAATGTATGAGTTTACTGGGTTTAAAACCCAATACATTCTATAGAGCAATAGAAAAATATGAAGAAGAAATAGGATCAAAGGCAATCTAA
- a CDS encoding AAA family ATPase: MIIWVNGAFGSGKTTCAFELHRRLPNSFVYDPENIGYFIRNNTPKEIHKSDFQDHGQWRLFNYEMLKYISMEYMGTIIVPMTINNHQYYEEIIQRLIDDGIILKHYILYANKETILKRLNKRLERGETWAKSQIDRCIEVFDTEITEEKIITDNRNIDYVVEEIAKRSGVTLLPDKRTFLKKGIDRAITLIKHIR; this comes from the coding sequence ATGATTATTTGGGTAAATGGTGCATTTGGTTCTGGAAAAACAACATGTGCCTTTGAATTACATAGAAGACTTCCTAATTCGTTTGTTTATGACCCTGAAAATATCGGATATTTTATTCGTAATAATACACCAAAAGAGATTCACAAGTCTGATTTTCAAGACCATGGACAATGGCGATTATTTAATTATGAAATGTTAAAATATATTTCCATGGAATATATGGGTACAATTATTGTACCCATGACCATCAATAATCATCAATATTATGAGGAGATAATCCAGAGACTTATAGATGACGGCATAATTCTAAAGCATTATATTTTGTATGCTAATAAAGAAACCATATTAAAACGATTGAATAAACGACTTGAACGAGGTGAAACTTGGGCTAAATCTCAAATTGATCGTTGTATTGAAGTTTTTGATACTGAAATTACTGAAGAAAAAATCATAACAGATAATAGAAATATTGACTATGTCGTTGAAGAAATTGCAAAAAGAAGTGGAGTAACTCTTTTACCAGACAAAAGAACATTTTTGAAAAAAGGTATTGATAGGGCAATAACTTTAATAAAGCATATACGTTAA
- a CDS encoding stalk domain-containing protein produces the protein MKKLLSIILALTFVLSTATVTFAATEPIKATKTSSAVMVNGKEVKFEAYNINDNNYFKLRDIAKALNGSEKQFEVTWDGAKNAINLVTGKAYTVVGGELEVGKSNKLNVRNTDSRIYVDGIEVSMKAYNINDNNYFKLRDLGEFIGFGVDWDGANNKILIDTKTVVAKAPYTFSKTKLDYPYNIYVEDKGYINFGKDKPFMENGKLYLPIKHLAHFGGMEYSFEESTGTILIGEYYTEENSPYKNSNWGTYEDAIYYNSALEHELKVNSNKVVSSDKFELTKWGIKFIENGGRYVDAQSGIFYDYSNGVPSNVSTIELDSKVIIRNGEVYWERTLLTPMVGTPMLTDEDGKTLYFGSDEYIAEKLQEMEKTIKIDEQFNDNGSYMDMMEDLFKDVEEYKPVN, from the coding sequence ATGAAAAAACTGCTTTCAATTATTTTAGCCTTAACATTTGTACTATCAACTGCTACTGTGACTTTTGCAGCAACGGAACCAATTAAAGCTACTAAGACATCATCAGCAGTAATGGTGAACGGTAAAGAAGTTAAGTTTGAGGCTTATAACATTAATGATAACAATTACTTCAAATTAAGAGATATAGCAAAGGCATTAAACGGAAGTGAAAAGCAATTTGAAGTTACTTGGGACGGAGCAAAAAATGCAATTAATCTAGTTACTGGTAAGGCATATACAGTAGTTGGTGGAGAACTTGAAGTTGGAAAAAGTAATAAACTGAATGTAAGAAATACTGACTCAAGAATTTATGTAGATGGCATCGAAGTAAGCATGAAGGCTTATAACATTAATGATAATAACTACTTTAAATTAAGAGATTTAGGAGAGTTTATTGGTTTTGGCGTGGACTGGGATGGAGCAAACAATAAGATATTAATTGATACGAAAACAGTTGTAGCTAAAGCACCTTATACTTTTAGTAAAACAAAGTTAGATTATCCATATAACATTTATGTAGAAGATAAAGGATATATTAACTTCGGAAAAGATAAGCCATTCATGGAAAATGGAAAGTTATATTTACCAATTAAACATTTAGCACACTTTGGTGGAATGGAGTATTCATTTGAAGAATCAACAGGAACAATCCTAATTGGAGAATATTACACTGAGGAAAATTCGCCATACAAAAACAGTAACTGGGGAACTTATGAAGATGCAATCTATTACAATTCTGCATTAGAACATGAACTTAAAGTAAACAGTAATAAAGTAGTAAGTTCAGATAAATTTGAGCTTACTAAATGGGGAATTAAATTCATTGAAAATGGTGGGAGATACGTAGACGCACAGAGTGGAATTTTCTACGACTATAGTAATGGAGTACCCTCAAATGTATCAACAATAGAATTAGATAGTAAAGTAATCATTAGGAATGGAGAAGTTTACTGGGAAAGAACTTTATTAACACCAATGGTAGGAACTCCAATGCTAACGGATGAAGATGGTAAAACACTCTATTTTGGTTCAGACGAGTATATTGCTGAGAAACTACAAGAAATGGAAAAGACAATCAAAATTGATGAACAATTCAATGATAATGGTTCATATATGGATATGATGGAAGACTTATTCAAAGATGTTGAAGAATATAAACCAGTAAATTAA